The proteins below come from a single Rosa rugosa chromosome 2, drRosRugo1.1, whole genome shotgun sequence genomic window:
- the LOC133733777 gene encoding G-type lectin S-receptor-like serine/threonine-protein kinase LECRK3 — protein MAFHLLYLLCFILLALLPCSTMAQTSKNISLGSSLTAQNDDNSSWPSPSGEFAFGFRQIEKDGFLLAIWFDKIPEKTIVWSANRDSLVPQGSKVELTSGGRFVLNDAKGSQIWSANSSSTGVSYAAMLDPGNFVLANRNSTYLWESFDHPTDTMLPTQSLQQSGKLFARYTVTNYSTGRFMFSLQPDGNPMLYTTNFPQDSANFAYWSVKNTEIGFQVIFNQSGLIYLTSENGTILDTISGKPIATQDFYQRAALDYDGVLRHYVYPKSSSTSGERWPMAWSTSSFIPPNISLSIVEKVGIGACGFNSLYRIDNTCECPTGYSPIDPNDEHKGCKQDFVPQSCNAPADDFDFQEVPNTNFAGLDYEQFQGMAEDRCRQNCLDDCFCAVAISNAAGECYMKGLPFVNGSIDSSIYGTKALVKFRKHNSTSKKKDDSTLIIVGSVLLSSLGILNFILPLITYVVVSRMYSRKAVPVHPNYQGMNLKYFTYEELKEATNEFKEELGRGASATVFKGVLACDEGKCVAVKILDAKQVRESDLEFNAEVRAIGRTNHRNLVQLLGFCNEGQHRILVYEFMSKGTLASFLFGDTRPSWYQRRQIALGTARGLLYLHEECSSQIVHCDIKPQNILLDDSFTARISDFGLAKLFRLDQTRTTTGIRGTKGYVAPEWFKNLPITAKVDVYSFGILLLEIICCRKKFDEEAEDGDQMILADWAYDCYKHKKLHLLLEKNDEAIEDIKMMEKYVKIAMWCIQENPSLRTTMKKTIQMLEGTVEVSKPPDPSAYRSSILLDPAH, from the coding sequence ATGGCTTTTCATCTTCTATACCTTCTTTGCTTCATCCTTCTCGCGCTTCTCCCTTGTTCCACCATGGCTCAAACGTCGAAAAACATATCCTTAGGCTCATCCCTCACTGCACAAAACGACGATAACTCCTCCTGGCCATCCCCATCTGGTGAGTTTGCTTTTGGTTTTCGACAGATTGAGAAAGATGGTTTCTTACTAGCCATCTGGTTCGATAAAATACCAGAGAAAACAATCGTGTGGTCAGCCAATAGGGACAGCCTTGTGCCACAAGGATCAAAAGTTGAGCTCACCAGTGGTGGCCGATTTGTGCTCAATGATGCAAAGGGCAGTCAAATATGGTCTGCCAATTCTTCTAGTACCGGTGTTTCCTATGCAGCTATGCTCGACCCCGGAAATTTTGTGCTGGCTAACCGAAACTCCACCTACTTGTGGGAGAGTTTTGATCACCCAACTGACACAATGCTTCCCACACAGAGTCTACAACAAAGTGGCAAACTTTTTGCTCGCTACACGGTGACAAACTACTCGACAGGTAGATTCATGTTTTCACTACAACCTGATGGAAATCCCATGCTTTACACAACAAATTTCCCTCAAGATTCTGCCAATTTCGCATATTGGTCAGTCAAAAATACTGAAATTGGATTTCAAGTCATCTTCAATCAGTCTGGCCTTATTTACCTTACCTCGGAGAATGGGACCATACTTGATACAATATCAGGCAAGCCCATTGCAACGCAAGATTTCTATCAGAGGGCAGCACTCGACTATGATGGAGTTTTGAGGCACTATGTTTACCCTAAAAGCAGCAGCACAAGCGGGGAAAGGTGGCCTATGGCTTGGTCTACTTCCTCTTTCATACCGCCAAATATCTCTTTGTCAATTGTCGAAAAGGTAGGAATCGGTGCGTGTGGGTTCAACAGCTTGTATAGGATTGATAATACTTGTGAATGTCCAACTGGTTACAGTCCAATTGATCCAAATGATGAGCACAAAGGATGCAAACAGGACTTCGTTCCACAAAGCTGCAACGCACCGGCGGATGATTTTGACTTTCAAGAGGTGCCAAACACAAATTTTGCGGGTTTGGATTATGAACAATTTCAAGGGATGGCTGAGGATCGGTGCAGACAGAATTGCCTAGACGATTGCTTTTGTGCTGTTGCCATTTCCAATGCCGCCGGAGAGTGTTATATGAAGGGACTCCCTTTTGTGAATGGGTCGATTGATTCTAGTATTTATGGGACGAAAGCTCTTGTCAAATTTAGGAAACACAATTCTACttcaaaaaagaaagatgatTCAACTTTGATCATTGTTGGATCAGTGCTCCTTAGTAGCTTGGGCATTCTGAACTTCATCTTACCTCTGATCACATATGTGGTTGTTTCTCGAATGTATTCTAGAAAAGCTGTGCCGGTTCATCCTAATTACCAAGGCATGAACTTGAAGTATTTCACTTATGAGGAGCTAAAAGAAGCTACGAATGAGTTCAAGGAAGAACTAGGCCGCGGTGCTTCTGCGACAGTTTTCAAAGGCGTTTTAGCGTGTGACGAGGGAAAATGTGTTGCAGTCAAAATTTTAGACGCGAAGCAGGTTAGAGAAAGTGATTTGGAATTCAATGCTGAAGTGAGAGCAATTGGGAGAACAAATCACAGGAATTTAGTCCAACTACTTGGATTTTGCAACGAGGGGCAGCACCGAATTCTTGTGTATGAGTTTATGAGCAAAGGTACACTAGCAAGCTTCCTTTTCGGAGACACAAGGCCAAGTTGGTACCAAAGAAGGCAAATTGCATTGGGTACTGCCAGAGGGCTCTTGTATTTGCATGAGGAGTGCAGCAGCCAAATTGTACATTGCGACATTAAGCCTCAAAACATTCTTCTAGACGACTCATTCACAGCAAGGATCTCTGATTTTGGATTAGCCAAGCTTTTCAGACTGGACCAGACTCGAACTACTACAGGAATTAGGGGAACAAAAGGGTATGTGGCCCCCGAATGGTTCAAGAACTTACCTATCACAGCAAAGGTGGATGTCTACAGCTTTGGCATTTTGTTGTTAGAGATCATTTGCTGCAGAAAGAAGTTCGACGAAGAAGCAGAAGATGGAGATCAAATGATACTTGCTGACTGGGCATATGACTGCTATAAGCATAAGAAACTACATCTTTTGTTGGAGAAAAATGATGAGGCAATTGAAGACATCAAGATGATGGAGAAGTACGTGAAGATCGCAATGTGGTGCATTCAGGAAAATCCATCACTCCGAACCACCATGAAGAAAACCATTCAAATGCTTGAAGGAACTGTCGAAGTCTCAAAACCACCAGATCCATCTGCTTACAGAAGTTCCATACTTTTAGACCCTGCACATTAG
- the LOC133733778 gene encoding histone H3.2: MARTKQTARKSTGGKAPRKQLATKAARKSAPATGGVKKPHRFRPGTVALREIRKYQKSTELLIRKLPFQRLVREIAQDFKTDLRFQSSAVAALQEAAEAYLVGLFEDTNLCAIHAKRVTIMPKDIQLARRIRGERA, encoded by the coding sequence atGGCTCGTACCAAGCAGACCGCTCGCAAGTCCACCGGAGGAAAGGCGCCGAGGAAGCAGCTGGCGACCAAGGCAGCCCGGAAGTCGGCTCCGGCGACCGGAGGAGTGAAGAAGCCTCACCGGTTCAGGCCGGGAACGGTGGCGCTGAGAGAGATCAGGAAGTACCAGAAAAGCACGGAGCTTCTGATCCGCAAGCTTCCGTTCCAGAGGCTTGTGAGGGAGATTGCTCAGGATTTCAAGACTGATCTCCGATTCCAGAGCAGCGCCGTGGCGGCGCTtcaggaggcggcggaggcgtaTCTGGTGGGGCTTTTTGAGGATACGAATCTGTGTGCTATTCATGCGAAGAGGGTTACTATTATGCCCAAGGATATTCAGCTTGCTAGGAGAATCAGAGGCGAGAGGGCTTAG
- the LOC133733960 gene encoding G-type lectin S-receptor-like serine/threonine-protein kinase LECRK1 — translation MAFKQPYSVCFLHILLLLPCSIFAQTHISLGSSLTAQNDNSSWPSPSGDFAFGFQKIGEDGFLLAIWFNKVKERTIAWSANGNNLVSEGSKVELTSDGKFMLNDATGKQIWMAESSGTGVAYAAMLDTGNFVLVDHKSINLWESFDVPTDTILPTQILNINSTLYARFSASNYSKGRFFFELQFDGNLMLCTTFFPLDSANFAYWSTQTNVGNTGFQVIFNQSGSIYLTGKNGSILKTFLSNSVSVQDFYHRATLEYDGVLRHYVYPKKTSQPIMTWSSQSFEPSNICLRIGDIGVGACGFNSFCRLDDQGPICECPDGYAFIDPNDLLKGCKQNFVPQSCDEASPEMDMFDFQDIEGTDWPDSNYEKFKPVTEDWCRQTCLGDCFCDVFYYENNVCWKKRIPLSNGRMDPSFGGKAHIKIRKNNSTLKPGGTNTKKNSSTLIFIGTVLLCSLGFLSFLLPFITYMVVSRIYSRKGKVSQHFPSFEEVNLKCFTYEELHEATEGFKEEIGRGAFATVFKGVLAFDDVQCVAVKRLNTMVGETECEFKAEVSAIGRTNHRNLVKLIGFCNEGENRLLVYEFMSNGSLASFLFRESRPNWYSRSLIALGVAKGLLYLHEECSSQIIHCDIKPQNILLDASFTGRISDFGLAKLLRTDQTRTTTGIRGTRGYVATEWFKNIPITVKVDVYSYGILLLEIISCRKHFEENAEDEDQMILADWAYDCYKQNKLYLLLGSDHEAINDITNVEQFVMIALWCIQEDLSLRPSMKKVTLMLEGIIKVSAPPDPSSLATSN, via the coding sequence ATGGCTTTTAAACAACCATATTCTGTATGTTTTCTTCATATCCTTCTACTGCTACCATGTTCCATCTTTGCTCAAACTCATATATCATTAGGCTCATCCCTTACTGCACAAAATGATAACTCATCCTGGCCATCACCATCTGGTGACTTTGCTTTTGGCTTCCAAAAAATTGGAGAAGATGGCTTCCTATTAGCCATCTGGTTCAATAAAGTAAAAGAAAGAACTATTGCCTGGTCAGCCAATGGTAACAATCTAGTGTCTGAGGGATCCAAAGTTGAACTTACTAGTGATGGCAAGTTTATGCTGAATGATGCAACTGGTAAACAAATATGGATGGCTGAATCTTCTGGTACTGGAGTTGCCTATGCAGCCATGCTCGACACGGGAAATTTTGTGCTGGTTGACCACAAGTCAATCAATTTGTGGGAGAGTTTTGATGTACCAACTGATACAATCCTACCTACACAGATTCTAAATATAAACAGCACACTCTACGCCCGATTTTCAGCTTCAAATTACTCAAAAGGAAGGTTTTTTTTTGAACTACAGTTTGATGGAAATCTCATGCTTTGCACAACATTCTTCCCActggattctgcaaattttgcTTATTGGTCCACCCAAACCAATGTCGGAAATACTGGCTTTCAGGTCATCTTCAACCAGTCTGGCTCTATTTACCTTACAGGCAAGAACGGAAGCATACTTAAAACATTTTTGTCTAATTCAGTTTCAGTCCAGGATTTCTACCACAGAGCAACTCTAGAGTATGATGGAGTTTTGAGGCACTATGTTTACCCCAAAAAGACCAGCCAGCCTATCATGACTTGGTCCAGTCAATCTTTTGAACCTTCAAACATATGTTTGAGAATTGGAGATATAGGAGTTGGTGCTTGTGGGTTCAACAGCTTTTGCAGACTTGATGATCAAGGACCAATCTGTGAGTGCCCCGATGGTTACGCCTTTATTGATCCGAATGATCTTCTTAAAGGATGCAAACAAAACTTTGTTCCTCAAAGTTGTGATGAAGCCTCACCAGAGATGGATATGTTTGATTTTCAAGATATTGAAGGCACAGATTGGCCTGATTCTAATTATGAGAAGTTTAAGCCCGTAACTGAGGATTGGTGCAGGCAGACTTGTCTTGGTGATTGTTTTTGTGACGTTTTCTACTATGAAAACAATGTCTGTTGGAAGAAGAGAATCCCTCTTTCGAATGGGAGGATGGATCCTAGTTTTGGTGGAAAAGCTCATATCAAAATACGGAAAAACAATTCCACTTTGAAACCTGGAGGCACCAATACGAAAAAGAACAGTTCAACTTTGATCTTCATCGGAACAGTTCTCCTATGTAGCTTGGGTTTTCTGAGCTTTCTCTTACCATTCATAACCTATATGGTTGTTTCTCGTATATATTCTAGAAAAGGAAAGGTGAGTCAACATTTCCCATCCTTTGAAGAAGTGAATCTGAAATGTTTCACTTATGAGGAGTTACATGAAGCAACCGAAGGATTCAAGGAAGAAATAGGTCGCGGTGCTTTTGCAACAGTATTCAAAGGAGTTTTGGCATTTGATGATGTGCAATGTGTTGCTGTCAAAAGATTGAACACTATGGTTGGAGAAACTGAGTGTGAATTCAAAGCTGAAGTGAGTGCAATTGGCAGAACCAATCACAGAAACCTAGTTAAACTAATAGGCTTCTGCAATGAGGGAGAGAACCGGCTTCTGGTATATGAGTTTATGAGCAATGGCTCTCTAGCAAGCTTCCTTTTCAGAGAGTCAAGGCCAAACTGGTACAGCAGAAGCCTAATCGCATTAGGAGTTGCTAAAGGGCTCTTGTATTTGCATGAGGAGTGCAGCAGCCAAATCATACACTGTGACATTAAGCCTCAAAACATTCTTCTTGATGCCTCATTCACTGGAAGAATATCTGATTTTGGGTTAGCCAAGCTCTTGAGAACAGACCAGACTCGAACCACAACGGGAATCAGGGGAACAAGAGGGTATGTGGCCACTGAATGGTTCAAAAACATACCTATCACAGTGAAGGTGGATGTTTACAGCTATGGCATTTTGTTATTAGAAATTATTTCATGCAGGAAGCATTTTGAAGAAAATGCAGAGGATGAAGATCAAATGATACTAGCTGATTGGGCATATGATTGCTACAAGCAGAATAAATTGTATCTGCTATTGGGGAGTGATCATGAGGCGATCAATGACATCACGAATGTCGAGCAGTTTGTGATGATTGCATTGTGGTGCATCCAGGAGGATCTGTCACTAAGACCTAGCATGAAGAAAGTCACTCTGATGCTTGAAGGAATTATCAAAGTCTCCGCTCCACCAGATCCATCGTCACTTGCAACTTCAAATTAA
- the LOC133731694 gene encoding G-type lectin S-receptor-like serine/threonine-protein kinase LECRK2, translating to MAFHLLYLLCFIVLALLCFILPNISLSIAEEVEGGPCGFNSLYVPGQPCQCPRGYSFIDPNEEPKRCKQDFVPQSCNAPADDFYLHEMESTNMPFLDYEHFQGVTEDWCRQKCLEDCFCAVAIFNTALNCYKKGLPFNSGTIDPSIYNGTKALFKIGKDNSTSEKKDNSTLIIHQKKNYSTLIIVGSVLLSSLGILNFLLPLITYVVVSRMYSRKAVAVPPNYQGMNLKYFTYEELKEATHEFKEELGRGASATVSKGVLACDKGKCVAVKILDAKQVRESDLEFNAEVRAIGRTNHRNLVQLLGFCNEGQHRILVYEFMSNGTLASFLFGETRPNWYQRRQIALGTARGLLYLHEECSSLIVHCDIKPQNILLDDSFTARISDFGLAKLLRLDQTRTITGIRGTKGYVAPEWFKNLPITAKVDVYSFGILLLEIICCRKKFDEEAEDEDQIILADWAYDCYKHTKLHLLLEKNDEAIEDIKMMEKYVMIAMWCIQEDPSLRPTMNETIHMLEGTVEVSKPPDPSS from the coding sequence ATGGCTTTTCATCTTCTATACCTTCTTTGCTTCATCGTTCTCGCGCTTCTTTGCTTCATACTGCCAAATATCTCTTTGTCAATTGCCGAAGAGGTAGAAGGCGGTCCGTGTGGGTTCAACAGCTTGTATGTGCCAGGACAACCTTGTCAATGTCCACGTGGTTACAGTTTTATTGATCCAAATGAGGAGCCCAAAAGATGCAAACAGGACTTTGTTCCACAAAGCTGCAACGCACCGGCTGATGATTTTTATTTGCACGAGATGGAAAGCACTAATATGCCTTTTTTGGATTATGAGCATTTTCAAGGGGTGACTGAGGATTGGTGCAGACAGAAATGCCTAGAGGATTGCTTTTGTGCTGTTGCCATTTTCAATACCGCCTTAAACTGTTATAAGAAGGGACTCCCTTTTAATAGTGGGACGATTGATCCTAGTATTTATAATGGGACGAAAGCTCTTTTCAAAATAGGGAAAGACAATTCTACTTCAGAAAAGAAAGATAATTCAACTTTGAtcattcaccaaaaaaaaaattattcaactTTGATCATTGTTGGATCAGTGCTCCTTAGTAGCTTGGGGATTCTGAACTTCCTCTTACCTCTGATCACATATGTGGTTGTTTCTCGAATGTATTCTAGAAAAGCTGTGGCGGTTCCTCCTAATTACCAAGGCATGAACTTGAAGTATTTCACTTATGAGGAGCTAAAAGAAGCTACGCATGAGTTCAAGGAAGAACTAGGCCGCGGTGCTTCTGCCACAGTTTCCAAAGGAGTTTTAGCATGTGACAAGGGAAAATGTGTTGCGGTCAAAATTTTAGACGCGAAGCAGGTTAGAGAAAGTGATTTGGAATTCAATGCTGAAGTGAGGGCAATTGGGAGAACAAATCACAGGAATTTAGTCCAACTACTTGGATTTTGCAACGAGGGGCAGCACCGAATTCTTGTGTATGAGTTTATGAGCAACGGTACTCTAGCAAGCTTCCTTTTCGGAGAGACAAGGCCGAATTGGTACCAAAGAAGGCAAATTGCATTGGGGACTGCCAGAGGGCTCTTGTATTTGCATGAGGAGTGCAGCAGCCTAATTGTACATTGCGACATTAAGCCTCAAAACATTCTTCTGGACGACTCATTCACAGCAAGGATCTCTGATTTTGGATTAGCCAAGCTTTTGAGACTGGACCAGACTCGAACTATTACAGGAATTAGGGGAACAAAAGGGTATGTGGCACCCGAATGGTTCAAGAACTTACCTATCACAGCAAAGGTGGATGTCTACAGCTTTGGTATTTTGTTGTTAGAGATCATTTGCTGCAGGAAGAAATTCGACGAAGAAGCAGAAGATGAAGATCAAATAATACTTGCTGACTGGGCATATGACTGCTATAAGCATACGAAACTACATCTTTTGTTGGAGAAAAATGATGAGGCAATTGAAGACATCAAGATGATGGAGAAGTACGTGATGATCGCAATGTGGTGCATTCAGGAAGATCCATCACTCAGACCTACCATGAACGAAACCATTCATATGCTTGAAGGAACTGTTGAAGTCTCAAAACCACCAGATCCATCTTCTTAA
- the LOC133733779 gene encoding histone H3.2, producing the protein MARTKQTARKSTGGKAPRKQLATKAARKSAPATGGVKKPHRFRPGTVALREIRKYQKSTELLIRKLPFQRLVREIAQDFKTDLRFQSSAVAALQEAAEAYLVGLFEDTNLCAIHAKRVTIMPKDIQLARRIRGERA; encoded by the coding sequence atgGCTCGTACCAAGCAGACCGCTCGCAAGTCCACCGGAGGAAAGGCGCCGAGGAAGCAGCTGGCGACCAAGGCTGCCCGGAAGTCGGCTCCGGCGACCGGAGGAGTGAAGAAGCCTCACCGGTTCAGGCCGGGAACGGTGGCGCTGAGAGAGATCAGGAAGTACCAGAAGAGCACGGAGCTTCTGATCCGCAAGCTTCCGTTCCAGAGGCTTGTCAGGGAGATTGCTCAGGATTTCAAGACTGATCTCCGATTCCAGAGCAGCGCCGTGGCGGCGCTtcaggaggcggcggaggcgtaTCTGGTGGGGCTTTTCGAGGATACGAATCTGTGTGCTATTCATGCGAAGAGGGTTACCATTATGCCCAAGGATATTCAGCTTGCGAGGAGAATCAGAGGCGAGAGGGCTTAG